The Mesotoga sp. Brook.08.105.5.1 sequence CGAACTTGATCAGTGATGTAACCAAGTCTGAAGGCTATTTCTATCTGAGTGAAGGTTTCGAGAAGAGATCCTCTAGCCTGATAAAGAAAATGAACAAACTCCTTCTTGAAATACCTTCCGGAGCCCTCGGCGATATTCGAGGGGACTGATACCGCTGCTCTTTGGAGCTGGGAAGCGAGACCGAAACGTTCAGAATCCGGGAAGTCACTAGTTATCTTGTAGATGCTGGTTACATAATCCATACTGGCGTTCCATACAAGAAGATCTTTGAAAGACGTCGACACAGCTAGAACCTCCTTTTCTGAATGATAATCAATCAAAGTTTCGCCGAAATCATCGATTCATGCAACTGGTCTAACTGAGAAGGTTGATACGGCATCTTTATTGACTTGAATCAGGTTTTTGGTTCTCTTGACTATTATCTTGTAACTTGGTACTTAGAACTTAGAACTGGTTTTCTCTTGCAACTCACAGCTTGGAACTCGGAACTGATTGTTCTCTTGCAACTCACAACTCAGAACTTGCAACTGGTTTCACTTGCAACTATTTCGACGAAAGGAGAAATATCATGGAAGACAGAATAACCAAGACGATGGCTTTGCTTCTGGATGGAAGTTGGAAAGAAGCGGCCAAGCTTTATCGCGAGATAATAAACGATCTCTCAAAGAAGGAGAGTGTTTCAGAAACAGTTCTAAATGGAGAAAGTAGTCAATGCGCTTCTGAGGCTGAGAAGAGTGTATCCGTAGCGAGCGAGTTCGAAAGGTGGGTAACTCTGAACGAGGAAGAGCTGTGGGATCTGGGGCATATCGCCTATCTCTTCGATGACACAGAGACTGCAGAGTCTCTTATTGAAGAGCATTATTCCAGGAAACCGAATGACATAGAAGGAATGGTCTTCCTCGGAAAGATCTACAAGAAGCGAAAGAAGCCTTACAAATCCGAACTAATGTTCAGGGCTGCTCTTTGGGAAGACAAAGACAACAAGAAAGCTGTGGAAGAGCTTGTTTATCTCTATCTCGATACTGACAGGCCTCTCGACGCCCTCGCATGGGCTCAGAAGCTGCTGAGGCTCGATCCCCGGACTCCGAAAAGCTACTTTCTTGCAGGCAAAGCGCTCGAGAACCTCGACAAACCAGAGCAAAGCAGAAGATACATAATAGCAGGTATGATCCTCGATCTCTCCGGCTCCAGAGGATCAAGCTTTCAGAACTTCTACGAAGACAAACTCGGCGAATCGATCACCATTGCTGATCTTGATGATGCCAGAGAGGTTATTGAGGAATGGGTGGGAAAAAACCAGCACGCGGTTGACCGTTCTCCGAGTTAGAGCACCAAGATAGTAACTAGTTCCAAAACAGGTTGCTCTGTCCTTAGACCCGCTGATTGCTGAACGCTGGGTAGAGCAAGGATCCGCTGAGAAGACCCGCTCATCGCTGAGCGCTTTACGCTGAAAAGAGCCGCTGTAGGCTGTACGCTGAGAAGCAAGCTTTGCGCTAGTCGGGTGAGACTTTCAGGCTGGTGATTAGGCGGTTCAGCATTCTGTGGAGTCTATCAGCTGTTTCACAAAGTTTTTCATGAGTCTCTTGATCTATGTAACCGAGCATCTTTGACAATTCAAGCTGTGTTATGACCTCCCTGAGGGAGCCTTTAGAGAGAAAGAGGAACTCTGGGCATATTCCTTTTTGTGCTGCCTTCCTGAACCCTCAGCGATATTAGAGGGAACGGATATTACGGCTCTTCTAAGCTGGGAAGAAAGGCCAAACTTTTCATAATCAGGGAATGAAGAGACAGTCTGATAGAAATCATGAGCGAAGGCCATGCTGAGTTTGTAGACGTCGAGTTTTTCGTAAGAATAGGTCATAAGCTCACCCCCAGAATTAGACTAGCACCAACCAGTTAAGAAAAGCGAACACCAACGTTTTGAATGTCTTTGCTCTGCATCTTTGACATAATGCACATTTTTCGTTCTCAGCGGCGTATAGAAGCAGCGTACAGCGGTCATTACTGAGCCTGTCAGTCCCTATTTTCGCTTCTCGTCTTCTCGTGAGCGCAGCGAACGTCTCGACATTGCTCTTTCTCGATCGAATGGTCTTAGCGGTGAACGGGTTCATGATCTTGAACGGTCAACGGCGAACCATGTTTTAGAGTGTTCAGCGGGTTCATCGCCTTTAAGCGGATAGCGGTTCTTATTCTTGCAACTCACAACTTGGAACTTGCAACTGGTTTTCCCTTGCAACTCAGAACTTGTAACTTGGAACTGTACTACACACACACCCTAACGGCAGGAAGGCCGCAAAAGCCTTCCTGCCACTATAATCATGTATGTTTCGTTTTCACTCGACTATTATGTTTATCGCAAAGGTCTGTATTGGATGGACGCTTTCCCAGGGGCGCCTGAGGGAGAATATCACAACTGTCTCGCCGGGCTGAACGGCTTCGAATACCCACTGGACACTATAGGGCGCTCCCACAAGTTGGGAATCGTCAAGGAACTTCCTTTCGAAGATCGAGCCCTCGTAGATCAGCGAAACGACGTTTGGATTGGTTATCTTTACGTCCCAGATATAACCGGTGGAGCCGTTCTCCTGGAGTTCCATGGTAGCTATCTCGCCTACGGAGAGGGTGTTCATGGAGGTTCGAAGACCCTTGACATCAAGATGGGAGGAATTCCAGAGCAGCGATGTAACGAGCATGTTCGGCACGAACTCTCTGATTGTTTCCTCGAAGCTTCCATCGCGCTTCATTTCGTCGAGAGTCTTCTGGAAGCTCAGAATCATACCGAAGTTCGTTCCCTTCGAAGCTGCGATGTAAAAGTAGTTTGTTTGAAGCTCAATAAGGGCTTCCAGTTCTTCCATGCGGTAGCCCGCGTTCTTGACGAGCTCGCCGACAGTGAGGTCGGTAAAGACTGCCAAATCTGTTTCGCCTTCGAAAAGCTGTACGACGGTGTCGAGAGGATTGAGAGAGCTCACGAGGTTCTCGAAGCCCATCTCCTTCAGGAGCTGTTCAGTCCACCAGTTCGTCGT is a genomic window containing:
- a CDS encoding four helix bundle protein, giving the protein MSTSFKDLLVWNASMDYVTSIYKITSDFPDSERFGLASQLQRAAVSVPSNIAEGSGRYFKKEFVHFLYQARGSLLETFTQIEIAFRLGYITDQVRDQLIETGEEISKMLNGLIKSLKD
- a CDS encoding four helix bundle protein, translated to MTYSYEKLDVYKLSMAFAHDFYQTVSSFPDYEKFGLSSQLRRAVISVPSNIAEGSGRQHKKEYAQSSSFSLKAPSGRS